The nucleotide sequence GTCACATTTCTTCTTGTAGGTCGAGTAGAAATTGGGGTCATGTGCATCGCAGGCGGCCTTGCACACGGTATGAAAATGAATGGCATCTTCATCAAAAAGGTAGTAAGGGGTTAGGTCTTGTCCGCCGCCGAACCATTGATCTACAATGTTTCCTTCCTTGTCGTACATTTCAAAATACCGCCAATTGGCATGAACGGTGGGTACCATGGGATTTTTCGGGTGTAGCACCAAACTCAATCCACAGGCATAAAAATCGGCATCTTCAACACCAAAGTAGCTTTGCATGCTTTTGGGCAAAGCGCCGTGTACGGCAGATATATTTACCCCTCCTTTTTCAAAAACGTCTCCGTTCTCGATGACGCGGGTACGTCCACCGCCACCTTCCGGCCGCTCCCATAGGTCTTCGTGGAACTTGACTTTACCATCGATTTCCTCAAGTTTGTTGGTAATCGAATCTTGAAGGTTTTGAATGTAGCTAAAGAATTTGTCTTTCATCAAGAGAAATGGTTTTATGCGAATCGGCTGTAAATTTACGACTTACGGGGGAAGCTATGAAGCGATATGCTCGACAAAAGCGGTTTATTTTAGTAAGCTGCGATTTTATACCGAAAGCACATAGAGCTCCATGTCAAGAGGGGCTTCATTAGGCGGGGTGTGTTCTTTGGGGAGTTGCTTTCGCCATGTGTAGCCGCATTTTTCGGCAACTCTTACACTACCTGTATTGGTTTTATGGGCGATGATGTTGAGTGTCTTGAGTCCTAATTCCTTAATGGCGTATTTCGATAAGGTATCTACGGCCAGCGAAGTGATGCCCTTTCCTTCGTATTGATATCCGATGCAGTAGGCCAATTCGGCCTGTCGTTTTTCCCAGTCCAGTTCCTTGATATAGACAAGTCCGATAAGGGCTCGGCTTTCATTGTCTTTTAGCACAAAAAGAAACTCCTCCCTTTTCATGTACTCGCGTACCTTTTCTTCCACAAAGATTTGCGAAAGGGTGGGATTTAGGTTTGCGGCCAAGGTTTTTGGAAAGTAGCGCTGTAAACGCTTGGTGTTTATTGTTACGAAGTCGCACATACGCCAAGCGTACTTTTCATGTATGGGTTCTATGGAAAAGTGTTCGAAAAGGGCAATCTGGGTGTTTTCGTTTTCCATAGTCGGTGCGGGTCTAGCTTACGGGCTTCCACTCTTTTACCGCGTCGATAAAAGCTTTTGCGTTCTCTACGGGAACGTTGGGCAAAATACCATGGCCGAGATTGGCGATATAGCTGTCTTTACCGAATTCATTGATCATTTGCGTCACCATCTTCTTTATTTCGGAAGGAGGAGAGAGCAATCGGGCCGGGTCAAAATTACCCTGTAAGGTAACTTTTCCTCCAGTGAGGTATCGTGCGTTTCGCGCGGAGCAGGTCCAATCTACACCAAGAGCGGCCGCTCCCGATTTGGCCATGTCGCCTAGGGCGAACCAGCAACCTTTACCGAATACGATAACGGGACTTTCGTCTTTTAGGGCGTCGATGATCTGTTGGATATACTGCCAAGAAAACTCATTGTAATCGGTGGGGGATAACATACCGCCCCAAGAATCGAAAACCTGTACGGCGTCTACGCCGGCCCTGATTTTCGCCTTTAGGTAGGCAATGGTGGTATCCGTTATTTTTTGTAAAAGTTCGTGGGCCACTACCGGTTGGGTAAAGCAAAGTTCTTTGGCCTTGTCGAAGGTCTTGCTTCCTTGTCCTTGTACACAATAGCACAGAATGGTCCAGGGTGATCCAGCAAAACCGATTAGAGGTACTTCGTTGTTCAGTTTTTCCTTAGTAAGCTTTATGGCGTCCATTACATAGCCCAAAGCCTCGTTCACATCGGGAACGATAACGCTATCAAGATCTTTTTGAGAGCGAATAGGGTTGGGTAGGTAGGGGCCAAAGTTCGGCTTCATCTCTACTTCGATATTCATGGCCTGGGGTATGACCAGGATGTCGCTAAAAAGAATCGCGGCGTCCATACCGAACCTGCGAATCGGCTGTACGGTAATTTCCGAAGCCAATTCAGGGGTCTGGCAGCGCGTAAAGAAATCGTATTTCTTTCTGATTTCCATAAACTCGGGAAGAAATCTTCCGGCTTGGCGCATCATCCAAACCGGTGGACGATCAACCGTTTCGCCCTTTAGGGCCCTAAGAAAAAGGTCGTTCTTTAGTGACATAGGTGTATTTTGATTCCCTTAGAAGGGGAAGTCCGTTTTTTTATTCCAATCGTAAAACAAATTAATCCTTACCGTAGGTCTGGTTCACCAACTCGATAACGCTCTCTACCGTAGGAATTTTGGCTACATAAACCGTTTCAAAGTGTTTTCTTGCCTCCTCGGCCGTGGTATCCCCAATGCAGTAAGCCACTCTGTTGTCAGGGCTGTTCTTTAGCAAATAGCTGGTAATGGTCGAGGGGCTGTAAAACATAATACCTTCAACACTATCCTCCACTTCTGCGGGAGCGTGTTTGGTGGTATAGGCTTCGATTTCCCTTACCTTAATATTGTTCTCGGCCAAGACAGTGGGCAGGTGGTCAAGTCTAAGGTTGCTACAGAAATAAGTAACCTCGGTTCCTTCCATGTACTCCACCAAATAATTGGCCAAATTTTTAGCGTCTTTTTCTTGGTGCTTTACAGGGCCGATATAACGCTTGATCATGCGTTTGGTCTTTCCGCCTACACAATAGATATTCTTAAACTTTAATTCTTCGGGGGATACGCTTTTTAAAATCGCCTCTACCGTATTCTGGCTCGTGATGATTACGTTTTGAATTTCTTTCTTTAGGATAAGACTGGAAATTCGGTTGGGACTGATTTTGATAAAATCTTCCGATTTCACCTTGATGTCTTGGTCAAAAAGGTTGATTTGATCAGGGGTGAGGGTTCTCGTTGAAAATATTTTGGTGTTTTCAACAATGTCCGTTGCGTAAGTCATAAGTAACTTCCCTCCGCGGCTAAGGATGCTGTTCGCACAGTCTTTGGCCAAGTAGGAATGCTTGCCCAAGGGGGCCGTGAACTCGGCCTCTAGTTTTTTCTTGCCATCAACGGTCAGGAGCACCCCTTTAAGGGTTACTTCGTTTTCTTTGCTAATGGTCGCCAATGCCCCTATGGGAGCCGAACAGCCTCCTTCTAAAATACGAAGGAACTCACGTTCGAGTTTGGTACATATTTCCGTTGGCTCATGGTTGATTTCGGCACAGGCTTCGCGAATAAACTCGTCATCTTCTTTGGCTACGACCATTATGGCACCTTGTGCGGGTGCTGGCACCATCCAGGTGAGGCCAATGGTGTTTTCGGGTTCGAGACCGATGCGTTCAAGCCCGGCGGCGGCAAAAATGGCACCGTTCCAATCGTTGTTCTCGAGTTTTTCGTACCGGCTATTGATGTTGCCCCTAAGGTCGACCACTGTATGGGTCGGGTAGCGGTTGAGCCATTGTGCCTTTCGGCGAAGGCTTCCGGTAGCGATTATAGCATCCCTTTCGCCCATGAACTCTTCGTTCTTTTTAAAGGCCAGTATGTCAAGAAAGTTGGCGCGCTCCAATACGGCGGCCTGTACGATGCCTTTTGGAAGGGCCGTCGGAACATCTTTCATACTGTGTACGGCTATATCGATATCGCCATTAAGCATGGCCACGTCAAGGGTTTTGGTAAAAATACCGGTAATGCCCAGTTCGTACAGTGGTTTGTCAAGAACCAAGTCTCCTGTAGATTTTACGGGAACCAATGTAGTTTTATGACCTAAAGCTTCAAGTTTGTTTTTAACGGTATTTGCCTGCCATAGCGCTAATTCGCTATCGCGTGTACCGATTCGTATGACCTTGCTCATGGAGTGTCGAGTTCGAGTTGGAAGACTTTTTGAATGAGTTCTAGACTGGTGTCAGAATCGACATTGTCGTCTTTGAGATGATTAGCGAACTGCTTTGTTATTTTTTGAATGATTCTATTGGATATTACGTCGGCCTGTTGCTCGTTGAAGTCCGATAATTTTTTGGACTGATAGTCCATTTCTTCGTCTTTCATTGTTTTGAGCTTCTTTTTCAAGGCCTTGATGACGGGGGCGAATTTACGGGTTTCAAGCCATTGGATGAAATCACCTTTCACCTCGTCTATAATAATTTCCGCTTCGGGAATAAATTGCTTTCTGCGCTCTAAGGTGTCGTCGGTAATTCGGGAAAGCTGATCTAAGTGTACCAAAGTAACATTGTCAAAATCCTCTACATTGTCGGAAACATTCTTCGGAATGGAAAGGTCTAAGATCAAAAGGGGCTTCTTGGTATGGATGAGCTCTTTTGATATGGTGGGCGATTGCGCACCTGTTGCTACGATAAGCACGTCGGTAGAACGAATCTCGGTTTGTAGGTCTCCGTAATCCTTGACCACCAAATGAAATTTACCCGCAATTTTTTCCGCCTTGTCCTTGGTACGGTTAATAAGGGTAATATGTGTATTTTTCGTATGCTTGATCAGGTTCTCACAGGTGTTCCGGCCAATTTTACCCGTACCGAAAAGCAAGATGTTCTTCGCCGAGATGTCGGCAACGTTCTCCATAATATAGCGTACCGATGCAAAGGAGACCGATGTGGCGCCCGAAGAAATTTCGGTTTCGTTCTTGATGCGCTTGCTGGCTTGAATGACCGAATTGCAAAGGCGTTCGACGAACGGGTTTGCAATGCCGTATTTTTTAGAGCGGTTGAAGCTGGCCCTCAATTGACTGATGATTTCAAAATCGCCCAAAATCTGGCTATCTAAACCGGTACCTACCCGAAACAGATGATTGATGGCATCGTTGTTCTTGTAGATGTAGGCTACCTCTTGAAACTCCTCGACGGAGCCGGAGGTGTTATCGCAAAGTAATTTGATCAGTTGAAAGGGGTGCTGGGCAAAACCGTTAAGTTCGGTGCGGTTACAAGTGGAAGTTACTAAGAGGCCGTCAATGCCCAATTTTTTGGCTTCCACCAAAATGTTCTCCATGGCAGCATCGTTTAGGCTGAATTTGCCACGTACCTCGGCGTCAGCTTTTAAGTAGCTAAGGCCAATGGTATAGAACGAGTTGTTTTTTGAAATATGGTAATCTTTCATGAAAGCTTTTCAAAGCGCACACAAAAATAAGAGGCTTATGCTTATAAAAGTAACGCTAGAGGAACAATAAGTGTCGTTTAGGGTTTTTTTAGTTGTATATGGATATAAATCCGTTGAAAACCAGTAATTTTGTAGGAAACACTGCGCTTTACGGTGCATCTATTTAGAACGTTTCTAAATAGAAACCTGCCAATTCTTGTTTTATATGGAAGGAAAAAATATCGCTCAAGGTTCATTTCAGGAAGTGCTTATCGAAGACGGGTTTTATGTGCTTAAAATTCAAAACGATACCGCTGAAACCCAACATGTAGTGCGTGATATCGACAGTAGTTATATTCAGTTTCATTTTTGTTTGAAGGGAAAGGCCCGATTTGTATTCAATCAGGGCAATTACCATCTTGAGGTTTCTGAAGAGAATTCATTACTGCTTTACAATACGCAGATCGATTTGCCCATGGATTTGAAATTGGAGCCGAATTCGTGGTTGGTCTCGGTAGTCATGACGATCCGGAAGTTCCATTCCCTGTTTTCGAAAGAGGCGGATTACATACCGTTTTTAAGTGCGGAGAACAAAGATAAAAAGTACTATGCCCAAGAAGGGGTGAGCCCGGCCATAGCTGTAATCTTAAGCCAGATGATGAATTACAATCTTCATCCTTCCATTAAAGAACTCTATATCAAGGGTAAGGTTTACGAGCTGATTTCCTTATACTTCAACAAAAGTGATGATGCCGATATTGAACAGTGTCCGTTTTTGGTAGATGAAGATAACGTGAGGCGTATTCGAAAGGCCAAGGAAATAATCATTGCACGTATGGCGGAACCACCTACGCTTACGGAACTTTCCGAAGAAATAGGTTTGTCGCTCAAAAAATTGAAAGAGGGTTTTAAGCAAATATATGGCGACTCGGTGTTTAGCTTCTTGTTCGACTATAAAATGGAATATGCCCGTAAAATGCTGGAAACGGGTCAGCACAATGTAAATGAAGTGGGACTAAAAGTTGGCTATAGCACGGCAAGTCACTTTATTTCGGCTTTTAAAAAGAAATACGGTACCACCCCTAAAAAATATTTGATGGCTTTGGCCAACAATGGATAATTTTTATGGGTTTACTTCTTCCTTAAAACCGGTGCTCCGATTTCAAATGTTGGCGATTTTGTTAATAACCTTCGATAAAACGCATATTTTTATCGATGAAATTCCTGAATTTTGTATTTAGAGAAACTATAGTCGCTAATTCATCTTAAACACTTCCCTTTGAAAATGAAAGAAAGACCCTTTGTAGGCCTGCTTTCCGCATTGTTTGTATGTATATATTTCTTCTTTGTTGCCTGTGAAAAGGACAAGAGTGACGATGCCGTTACCGTGGCAACCGATGTAGAGGCCCCCCATCCTCCCAAAAACCTAGAACCTGTTCATGTTACCGATTCTTCCGTCACCGTGGCGTGGCAAGCTTCAAAAGACAATGTTAAGGTGGTACAATACGTGGTCTATCTAGATAGTGTTGAGGTGTCTCGCGATTCTATTACTACCTATCATGCCAAAAACCTGAAGGCAGCTACCGAGTATATTTTCGCCGTTCGTGCTGCCGATGCCGCAGGTAACAGTTCTAAGTTCAGTGAGAAAATAAAAGTGCTTACCGAGGCGGCCGTACAAGAAGATACCTTGATAAAAAACGATACCCTTAACGATTATAGTTCCGTGCTCATGGCGCCAATACTGTCGGTCGATAGTGTATCGTCAAATATGGTCAGGCTCAAGTGGGCCCTAGATATTAATGCCTCGGCGGTCAAGGAATACAGGGTGTTTCAAGATACGGTCCAAATCGCCAGTGTTGATAGAAAGTGGTATCAAGTGCCCCAGCTTAATGCCGGTGATACGTATAGTTTTAGCGTGGCGGCGATCGATTTGATCGGTAAGGCTTCAAAACCGAGTAATGTGGTGGAAGTCGAGCTTCCTCTCGAAGAGCTTCCGCAGAAAGATACCATATCGCCTTCCGTTCCTGTTGGGCTTGGCGTGGCCGAGGTAAAGAAGAACGGTCTGAAACTATACTGGCAGGTCGCTACCGACAATGTGGGAGTTACTTCCTATTCGGTCTATAAGGATACTACCTTGGTCGGTAAGGTTGGTGATACGCTTTTGTTGCTTGATAATTTAGAGGGGGGCACGGAATACCATTTTAGGGTAAGTGCTTTAGATGCTGCCGAAAATGAATCCCAAAGCAGTGAAGCTCTTATGGTCAAAACCTTGGAGGATACCAAAACCGATAGCATCGTATTAAGGGCGCCCAAAGATGTACGCCTTGCCGAATTGGGAGCTACTACGGCGAGTTTTACATGGTCGGAGACCAATGATAGCATACCCATTTCGGGCTATTCGGTCTATCTAGATGCAGCTCTTGTGGCCAAGACGCCCGAACCCGAATATATGGCCAAAGAACTAAGTCCTAATACGGCATATGCCATTTCGGTGGTGGCTAATGATAATTCAGGCAATACATCGGAAAAAAGTGATCCCTTAAGTTTTACGACCTTAAGTGAAAGAGTGGTGTCGAAAGATACGATCGCTCCTACGGTACCCAAAAATATTAGTGTAGAAGCCCTTACGTCCTCTTCTTTAAAATTGAATTGGGCGGCATCGACCGATAGTGTCGGTGTGGTCAATTATAGAATTTTTCAAGATGGAAAACCTATAACATTGGTGGTTGATACCCATTACGCCATAACGGGGCTTGATGCCGATACGGAGTATGTGTATACGATATCGGCACTAGATGCCGCCGAAAACGAATCGCCGGCGAGCGTGCCCTTTTCCGTAAGAACCGAAAAAGAAGAAGCTCAAGAAGAGGAGGATACCACCGCTCCCACGGTGCCAGGCTCTTTGACTGCCGATACAATTGGTCAGGTTGCGATAGATTTGAGTTGGGATGAGGCATCGGATAGTGTGGGCGTGTCGGGCTATAAGTTGTATATGAACGGGGAGTTTTTTGCGACAGTAACCCAGACGCGGTACCGAGTGTTGAACTTGACCCCCGGAACGGAATATGCGTTTTCCGTTTCAGCTTTTGACGTGGCTGAAAACGAATCTCAACAAAGTGGACTTTTGAAAGTGACGACTGAGGCAGAGGTGTACGTTGATGACGTGCCTCCCTCGGCGCCGGGCGATTTAAGGGCGGAAGATATCACCGAGGGCAGTGTTGCCCTTTCATGGAGTACCGCTACCGATAATATCGGTATCACCGAATATATCATTTACCAAGACGGACAAAAGATCCAGACGGCTACCGCTACGGGCACATCTATAAACGGACTCGCACCGGCTACCTTATATGGTTTTACCGTTTCGGCCGTTGATGCCGCACAAAATGAATCGCGGCAAAGTGAGGCGATTCGTGTTACTACCTTGCCAATACCTGAAACAACGGACAGGGTCTTGGTGTTTACCAAAACGAGCGTTTTCCGTCATGGTTCGATAGATAAAGGGGTCGCTACCTTAAAGGCTTTGGGCGATGCCAATGATTTTGAAGTGGACCAAACCGAAAATGGAGACGATTTTACCCTTAACAACTTAAGGCGATACAAGACCGTGGTCTTCTTAAATACTACGGGCGATG is from Zobellia galactanivorans and encodes:
- the hemF gene encoding oxygen-dependent coproporphyrinogen oxidase, which gives rise to MKDKFFSYIQNLQDSITNKLEEIDGKVKFHEDLWERPEGGGGRTRVIENGDVFEKGGVNISAVHGALPKSMQSYFGVEDADFYACGLSLVLHPKNPMVPTVHANWRYFEMYDKEGNIVDQWFGGGQDLTPYYLFDEDAIHFHTVCKAACDAHDPNFYSTYKKKCDDYFWNAHRNEARGIGGLFFDYCKATEGMDMQNWYNFVTEVGNSFLESYVPIVLKRKNLDYTSEQRDWQEIRRGRYVEFNLVHDKGTLFGLKTNGRIESILMSLPPHVQWRYDHQPESGSEEERLLNILKSPKDWV
- a CDS encoding GNAT family N-acetyltransferase, which gives rise to MENENTQIALFEHFSIEPIHEKYAWRMCDFVTINTKRLQRYFPKTLAANLNPTLSQIFVEEKVREYMKREEFLFVLKDNESRALIGLVYIKELDWEKRQAELAYCIGYQYEGKGITSLAVDTLSKYAIKELGLKTLNIIAHKTNTGSVRVAEKCGYTWRKQLPKEHTPPNEAPLDMELYVLSV
- the hemE gene encoding uroporphyrinogen decarboxylase, with the translated sequence MSLKNDLFLRALKGETVDRPPVWMMRQAGRFLPEFMEIRKKYDFFTRCQTPELASEITVQPIRRFGMDAAILFSDILVIPQAMNIEVEMKPNFGPYLPNPIRSQKDLDSVIVPDVNEALGYVMDAIKLTKEKLNNEVPLIGFAGSPWTILCYCVQGQGSKTFDKAKELCFTQPVVAHELLQKITDTTIAYLKAKIRAGVDAVQVFDSWGGMLSPTDYNEFSWQYIQQIIDALKDESPVIVFGKGCWFALGDMAKSGAAALGVDWTCSARNARYLTGGKVTLQGNFDPARLLSPPSEIKKMVTQMINEFGKDSYIANLGHGILPNVPVENAKAFIDAVKEWKPVS
- the hemC gene encoding hydroxymethylbilane synthase, with the translated sequence MSKVIRIGTRDSELALWQANTVKNKLEALGHKTTLVPVKSTGDLVLDKPLYELGITGIFTKTLDVAMLNGDIDIAVHSMKDVPTALPKGIVQAAVLERANFLDILAFKKNEEFMGERDAIIATGSLRRKAQWLNRYPTHTVVDLRGNINSRYEKLENNDWNGAIFAAAGLERIGLEPENTIGLTWMVPAPAQGAIMVVAKEDDEFIREACAEINHEPTEICTKLEREFLRILEGGCSAPIGALATISKENEVTLKGVLLTVDGKKKLEAEFTAPLGKHSYLAKDCANSILSRGGKLLMTYATDIVENTKIFSTRTLTPDQINLFDQDIKVKSEDFIKISPNRISSLILKKEIQNVIITSQNTVEAILKSVSPEELKFKNIYCVGGKTKRMIKRYIGPVKHQEKDAKNLANYLVEYMEGTEVTYFCSNLRLDHLPTVLAENNIKVREIEAYTTKHAPAEVEDSVEGIMFYSPSTITSYLLKNSPDNRVAYCIGDTTAEEARKHFETVYVAKIPTVESVIELVNQTYGKD
- the hemA gene encoding glutamyl-tRNA reductase, translating into MKDYHISKNNSFYTIGLSYLKADAEVRGKFSLNDAAMENILVEAKKLGIDGLLVTSTCNRTELNGFAQHPFQLIKLLCDNTSGSVEEFQEVAYIYKNNDAINHLFRVGTGLDSQILGDFEIISQLRASFNRSKKYGIANPFVERLCNSVIQASKRIKNETEISSGATSVSFASVRYIMENVADISAKNILLFGTGKIGRNTCENLIKHTKNTHITLINRTKDKAEKIAGKFHLVVKDYGDLQTEIRSTDVLIVATGAQSPTISKELIHTKKPLLILDLSIPKNVSDNVEDFDNVTLVHLDQLSRITDDTLERRKQFIPEAEIIIDEVKGDFIQWLETRKFAPVIKALKKKLKTMKDEEMDYQSKKLSDFNEQQADVISNRIIQKITKQFANHLKDDNVDSDTSLELIQKVFQLELDTP
- a CDS encoding helix-turn-helix transcriptional regulator, which translates into the protein MEGKNIAQGSFQEVLIEDGFYVLKIQNDTAETQHVVRDIDSSYIQFHFCLKGKARFVFNQGNYHLEVSEENSLLLYNTQIDLPMDLKLEPNSWLVSVVMTIRKFHSLFSKEADYIPFLSAENKDKKYYAQEGVSPAIAVILSQMMNYNLHPSIKELYIKGKVYELISLYFNKSDDADIEQCPFLVDEDNVRRIRKAKEIIIARMAEPPTLTELSEEIGLSLKKLKEGFKQIYGDSVFSFLFDYKMEYARKMLETGQHNVNEVGLKVGYSTASHFISAFKKKYGTTPKKYLMALANNG
- a CDS encoding ThuA domain-containing protein, with translation MKERPFVGLLSALFVCIYFFFVACEKDKSDDAVTVATDVEAPHPPKNLEPVHVTDSSVTVAWQASKDNVKVVQYVVYLDSVEVSRDSITTYHAKNLKAATEYIFAVRAADAAGNSSKFSEKIKVLTEAAVQEDTLIKNDTLNDYSSVLMAPILSVDSVSSNMVRLKWALDINASAVKEYRVFQDTVQIASVDRKWYQVPQLNAGDTYSFSVAAIDLIGKASKPSNVVEVELPLEELPQKDTISPSVPVGLGVAEVKKNGLKLYWQVATDNVGVTSYSVYKDTTLVGKVGDTLLLLDNLEGGTEYHFRVSALDAAENESQSSEALMVKTLEDTKTDSIVLRAPKDVRLAELGATTASFTWSETNDSIPISGYSVYLDAALVAKTPEPEYMAKELSPNTAYAISVVANDNSGNTSEKSDPLSFTTLSERVVSKDTIAPTVPKNISVEALTSSSLKLNWAASTDSVGVVNYRIFQDGKPITLVVDTHYAITGLDADTEYVYTISALDAAENESPASVPFSVRTEKEEAQEEEDTTAPTVPGSLTADTIGQVAIDLSWDEASDSVGVSGYKLYMNGEFFATVTQTRYRVLNLTPGTEYAFSVSAFDVAENESQQSGLLKVTTEAEVYVDDVPPSAPGDLRAEDITEGSVALSWSTATDNIGITEYIIYQDGQKIQTATATGTSINGLAPATLYGFTVSAVDAAQNESRQSEAIRVTTLPIPETTDRVLVFTKTSVFRHGSIDKGVATLKALGDANDFEVDQTENGDDFTLNNLRRYKTVVFLNTTGDVLNDVQQKAFENYIRSGGSFMGVHAATDTEYDWPWYGKLVGAYFNGHPSIQEASLNVIDHNHGSTSHLPSNWVRTEEWYNFKDINTDITPLIQLDESTYKGGTNGAYHPFSWYHVYDGGRAFYTAGGHSNASYDEPEFKQHLLGGLIYCLGR